A window of the Methyloprofundus sp. genome harbors these coding sequences:
- a CDS encoding apolipoprotein N-acyltransferase: protein MQKLFKSAWGHVFAVIVGILFTLSFSPFDLPVLVFVALAIFRRLLIELNVQQALLRGFLFGLGIFGSGVSWVFVSMVVNDQTSFIMPALMTLFYCSFWAIFPALAAYLYIKLQKNNSYDWLLFATVWVFVEFIRGEWVLNGFPWLQVAYSQLDTPLATYIPIVGVYGAGFITVIIAALLAEIWLMPRHRKLCLLSIMLFFLVGLLLNNINWTKVEGELIKVTLIQGNIAQKDKWALENRNIILKQYYDDSAEYWDSDIIIWPETAIPAYYSDVKDDYLLPLEQEALLHNTDIITSLPYKDTEGRLYNSVLVLGKNRAMYKKMHLLPFGEYLPWQPISGYVLGLMDIRLGNFSAGEPEQTLLQAAGHAFVTSICYEDAFGEQSIRSIEQAKFLVNVTNDGWFDGSIEPYQHMQIARMRALESGRYLLRVTNTGVTAIVSAKGKIIKRAPVRERYTITADIPPMTGLTPYARMGDKPVIALVLLMLLGAALNKYLNIRVKV, encoded by the coding sequence ATGCAAAAATTATTTAAGTCTGCGTGGGGGCATGTTTTTGCGGTTATTGTGGGTATCTTATTTACACTCTCTTTTTCTCCTTTTGACCTTCCCGTCTTAGTTTTTGTTGCCTTGGCTATTTTTAGGCGATTACTTATTGAACTGAATGTGCAGCAAGCATTATTAAGAGGTTTTTTATTTGGCTTGGGGATTTTTGGTAGTGGTGTGTCTTGGGTGTTTGTTAGTATGGTGGTTAATGATCAAACAAGTTTTATCATGCCTGCCTTAATGACATTATTCTATTGTAGTTTTTGGGCTATCTTTCCAGCATTAGCTGCATACCTTTATATAAAACTACAAAAAAATAACAGTTATGATTGGCTGTTATTCGCTACAGTGTGGGTTTTTGTTGAGTTCATCCGTGGAGAATGGGTTTTAAATGGTTTTCCTTGGTTGCAAGTTGCTTATAGTCAGTTAGATACTCCATTAGCCACGTATATTCCAATAGTGGGTGTTTATGGTGCAGGATTTATAACGGTGATTATTGCTGCACTTTTGGCTGAAATATGGCTAATGCCGCGACATAGAAAGCTATGTTTATTATCAATTATGCTATTTTTTTTAGTAGGGCTGTTATTAAACAATATTAATTGGACTAAGGTAGAAGGGGAGTTAATTAAAGTTACTTTAATCCAAGGAAATATTGCACAAAAGGATAAGTGGGCACTCGAAAATAGAAATATAATTTTAAAGCAATACTATGATGATAGTGCCGAGTATTGGGATTCTGACATTATTATTTGGCCAGAAACTGCAATTCCTGCTTATTATAGTGATGTTAAAGATGACTATTTACTGCCCTTAGAGCAAGAAGCGCTTCTACACAATACTGATATTATTACCAGTTTACCTTATAAAGATACCGAGGGTCGCTTATATAACTCAGTGTTAGTCTTAGGTAAAAATAGGGCAATGTATAAGAAGATGCACTTACTTCCCTTTGGCGAATATTTGCCGTGGCAACCAATATCTGGTTATGTGCTAGGCTTGATGGATATTCGCTTAGGTAACTTTAGTGCTGGAGAGCCTGAGCAAACCTTATTACAAGCAGCAGGACATGCATTTGTGACTTCTATTTGTTATGAAGATGCTTTTGGAGAGCAGAGCATTCGCTCTATAGAGCAGGCAAAATTTCTAGTGAATGTTACCAATGATGGTTGGTTTGATGGTTCGATTGAACCCTATCAGCATATGCAGATTGCTAGAATGCGAGCACTGGAATCTGGGCGATATTTATTACGGGTGACTAATACCGGGGTGACAGCCATTGTTTCTGCAAAAGGTAAAATAATTAAGCGGGCACCTGTTAGAGAGCGGTATACAATAACTGCCGATATTCCGCCTATGACTGGTTTAACACCTTATGCGCGTATGGGAGATAAACCTGTTATTGCATTAGTTTTATTAATGTTGCTAGGAGCGGCACTTAATAAGTACCTAAATATTAGAGTAAAAGTTTAA
- a CDS encoding anhydro-N-acetylmuramic acid kinase: protein MTNEYYIGLMSGTSLDGIDAGLYSFTGNKIELIHFYYQAYTAGIKQKILKLCNIDQTISLSEYGALDTQLGLLYAKACLTLLAQTKINACEIKAIGSHGQTIQHSPNITHPFTLQIGDPNIISQKTGITTIADFRRKDIAAGGQGAPLVPAFHHAMFHSDSINRVIVNIGGIANITILPKDTNSKIQGFDTGPGNTLMDHWIMTHKNCAYDHNGAWAATGNIKTDLLKALKDDPYFSLLPPKSTGTEYFSTTWLSEILHTTPNYAPKDIQRTLCQLTTESIAEAINKFAPNTEQVFLCGGGTHNLILLNSLKQLLNIDVNSTDAIGAPPDQIEAMAFAWLAKQTLAGLTGNLPAATGANEAVILGGIYQV from the coding sequence ATGACTAATGAATATTACATAGGCCTCATGTCTGGCACCAGCCTTGATGGTATTGATGCTGGCCTGTATAGCTTTACAGGTAATAAAATAGAGCTTATCCACTTTTACTATCAAGCCTATACAGCAGGTATTAAGCAAAAAATACTTAAGCTCTGTAATATTGATCAAACTATTTCTTTATCAGAGTACGGCGCACTAGATACGCAACTAGGCCTACTCTACGCTAAAGCTTGTTTAACACTATTAGCACAAACAAAAATTAATGCTTGCGAGATAAAGGCCATTGGCAGCCATGGCCAAACCATTCAACATTCACCTAATATAACCCATCCTTTCACCTTGCAAATTGGCGATCCTAATATTATTAGCCAAAAAACAGGCATTACCACAATAGCTGATTTCCGTCGTAAAGATATTGCTGCTGGCGGGCAAGGTGCGCCACTAGTACCTGCATTTCACCATGCTATGTTTCATTCCGATAGTATCAATAGAGTCATCGTTAATATTGGCGGCATTGCCAACATTACCATTTTACCCAAAGACACCAACAGCAAAATCCAAGGTTTTGACACGGGGCCAGGCAATACCCTTATGGATCACTGGATCATGACACATAAAAATTGTGCTTACGACCATAATGGCGCATGGGCAGCAACCGGTAACATCAAAACAGACCTACTTAAAGCTTTAAAAGATGACCCTTATTTTTCCTTGCTACCGCCCAAAAGCACAGGTACCGAATATTTTTCAACGACATGGCTATCTGAAATATTGCACACCACTCCTAATTACGCTCCTAAGGATATACAGCGCACTTTATGTCAGCTAACAACAGAATCCATTGCAGAGGCAATCAATAAATTTGCTCCTAATACAGAGCAAGTATTCCTTTGTGGCGGCGGCACTCATAACCTGATACTGCTAAATTCATTAAAGCAACTACTTAATATAGACGTCAATTCGACCGATGCCATTGGAGCACCGCCCGACCAAATAGAAGCAATGGCTTTTGCTTGGCTAGCCAAACAGACATTAGCTGGATTAACAGGGAACTTACCCGCAGCAACGGGTGCAAATGAGGCGGTAATTTTAGGTGGGATATATCAAGTCTAA
- a CDS encoding 16S rRNA (uracil1498-N3)-methyltransferase, whose protein sequence is MRVSRLYVAMPLTVHDIIELDADSAHYLRSVLRLKKAQQIVLFNGDGGEYRGELVEVSRKQVLIKILAFVERNVESNLQVVLGLGVSRGERMDFAVQKSVELGVLQITPLQTERCVVRLTTDKAQNKVRHWQKIAQHATEQSGRTVRPEIENIAKLENWLAEQSGLKLFLDPFATQTLHQLQPDAGRVTLLAGPEGGFAGQERELAKNAGFVPVQLGKRILRTETAALAALTAVQVLWGDLGA, encoded by the coding sequence ATGAGAGTGTCAAGATTATATGTGGCCATGCCGCTAACAGTGCATGACATAATTGAATTGGATGCCGATAGTGCACATTATTTACGTAGTGTCTTAAGATTAAAAAAAGCACAGCAAATTGTTTTATTTAATGGAGACGGGGGTGAATACCGGGGAGAATTAGTTGAAGTCTCGCGTAAGCAGGTATTAATTAAAATACTGGCCTTTGTAGAGCGTAATGTAGAGTCAAATTTGCAGGTAGTTTTAGGCTTGGGTGTATCGCGTGGAGAGCGCATGGATTTTGCAGTGCAAAAATCTGTAGAATTAGGTGTATTACAAATTACGCCGTTACAAACAGAGCGTTGTGTGGTGCGTTTGACTACAGATAAGGCACAAAATAAAGTACGTCATTGGCAAAAAATAGCCCAGCATGCTACTGAGCAAAGTGGGCGCACGGTTCGGCCGGAAATAGAAAATATAGCAAAACTTGAGAATTGGCTTGCTGAGCAGTCAGGTTTGAAGCTATTTTTAGACCCCTTTGCTACGCAAACTTTGCATCAATTGCAACCTGATGCAGGAAGAGTTACCTTACTAGCAGGGCCAGAAGGTGGCTTTGCAGGGCAAGAGCGTGAGTTGGCAAAAAACGCGGGCTTTGTACCCGTACAATTAGGTAAGCGTATTTTACGAACTGAAACAGCTGCATTAGCCGCGTTGACTGCGGTGCAAGTATTATGGGGCGATTTGGGTGCTTAA
- a CDS encoding S-adenosylmethionine synthetase, translating to MSNNYIFTSESVSEGHPDKVADQISDAILDSLLTQDPKSRVACETLVKTGMVIIAGEITTNAWVDTEAVVREVVANIGYNSSDIGFDAASCAVLNAIGKQSADISMGVDDSEDHEQGAGDQGLMFGYASNETGVLMPAPITYSHLLMKRQAEVRKNGTLPWLRPDAKSQITFRYENNKPVAIDAVVLSTQHSPEMGGKLLEEAVMDEIILPTLPKEWLHADTQYFINPTGQFIIGGPVGDCGLTGRKIIVDTYGGMARHGGGAFSGKDPSKVDRSAAYMCRYVAKNIVAAELAERCEIQVSYAIGVAEPTSISIETFGTGKISEDRLVQIVRDVFDLRPKGLIAMLDLLKPIYQPTAAYGHFGRTEESFSWERTDKVDALKSATGL from the coding sequence ATGAGCAATAACTATATTTTTACATCTGAATCGGTTTCAGAAGGGCACCCTGATAAAGTTGCCGATCAGATCTCTGATGCTATTTTAGATTCACTACTTACGCAAGACCCAAAGTCGCGAGTGGCTTGTGAAACACTAGTTAAAACTGGCATGGTGATTATTGCAGGTGAAATTACCACTAATGCTTGGGTTGATACCGAAGCAGTTGTTCGCGAGGTGGTTGCAAACATCGGTTATAACAGCTCTGATATAGGCTTTGATGCTGCCAGTTGTGCCGTGCTTAATGCAATTGGCAAGCAATCAGCTGATATTTCCATGGGTGTTGATGATAGTGAAGATCATGAGCAAGGTGCTGGTGATCAAGGCTTAATGTTTGGTTATGCAAGTAATGAAACCGGTGTATTGATGCCTGCTCCTATTACCTATTCACATCTTTTGATGAAGCGTCAGGCTGAGGTACGTAAAAATGGCACATTGCCATGGTTGCGTCCCGATGCAAAAAGTCAGATTACTTTTCGTTATGAAAATAACAAGCCAGTTGCCATTGATGCAGTTGTTTTATCGACACAACATTCACCAGAAATGGGTGGCAAGCTTTTAGAAGAGGCGGTTATGGATGAAATTATCCTGCCGACTTTACCGAAAGAATGGTTACATGCAGATACTCAATATTTTATTAATCCAACTGGGCAATTTATTATCGGTGGGCCAGTAGGTGACTGCGGCCTTACAGGACGTAAGATTATTGTTGATACCTACGGTGGTATGGCTAGGCATGGCGGTGGTGCTTTTTCAGGTAAGGATCCTTCCAAAGTGGATCGTTCAGCAGCCTACATGTGTCGTTATGTAGCCAAGAATATTGTGGCAGCTGAGTTAGCAGAACGTTGTGAAATTCAGGTTTCTTATGCTATTGGAGTGGCTGAACCTACCTCTATTAGTATTGAAACTTTTGGTACAGGCAAAATTAGTGAAGACCGCCTAGTGCAGATTGTACGAGATGTGTTTGATCTTAGACCGAAAGGTTTGATTGCCATGTTGGATTTATTAAAACCAATTTACCAACCAACTGCTGCCTATGGACACTTTGGACGCACTGAAGAGTCGTTTAGCTGGGAAAGAACAGATAAAGTAGATGCACTAAAAAGTGCTACGGGCCTATAA
- a CDS encoding tyrosyl-tRNA synthetase: MKKLQEDVLAELKRGTDEILVEAELLKKLAEGRPLRIKAGFDPTAPDLHLGHTVLINKLKQFQDLGHEVLFLIGDFTGMIGDPTGKNVTRKPLTKEQVIENAKSYQEQVFKILDPKKTQIMFNSEWMNAMSPADLIQLAAKHTVARMLERDDFNKRYKGGQPIAIHEFLYPLIQGYDSVAMKSDVELGGTDQKFNLLVGRQLQEHYGMKPQVVMTMPILEGLDGVQKMSKSLNNYIGISDAPKDMFGKIMSISDELMWRYFELLSFRPMQEIAEWEKECKEGANPRNYKVKLAQEIIARFHDEADAVKALEDFEAQFKRGVIPDDIPEIELIATDGGYGLALLLKNAGLTSGTSDSNRMVKQGAVKIDGEKISDAKLVIAVGAEHVFQVGKRKFAKVKIKA; this comes from the coding sequence GTGAAGAAATTGCAAGAAGATGTATTGGCGGAACTAAAGCGTGGAACGGATGAAATTTTAGTTGAAGCAGAGTTGCTTAAGAAATTAGCTGAGGGGAGACCATTGCGTATTAAGGCTGGTTTTGATCCTACGGCACCAGATTTGCATCTAGGACATACTGTATTAATTAATAAATTAAAGCAATTTCAAGATCTGGGTCATGAAGTGCTTTTCTTAATAGGTGACTTTACTGGCATGATTGGTGATCCTACGGGCAAGAATGTGACTCGTAAGCCATTAACTAAAGAGCAGGTTATTGAAAATGCCAAGAGCTATCAGGAGCAAGTCTTTAAAATTCTAGATCCTAAAAAAACACAAATAATGTTTAATTCGGAATGGATGAATGCGATGTCGCCAGCTGATTTAATTCAATTGGCTGCAAAACATACTGTTGCGCGCATGTTGGAGCGCGATGATTTTAATAAGCGCTATAAAGGTGGACAGCCCATTGCAATACATGAGTTTTTATATCCCTTAATACAGGGGTATGATTCGGTTGCAATGAAGTCTGATGTGGAGCTAGGTGGCACAGATCAAAAGTTCAACCTATTGGTAGGCAGGCAATTGCAAGAACATTATGGTATGAAGCCGCAAGTAGTTATGACTATGCCGATCCTAGAGGGGTTAGATGGTGTGCAAAAAATGTCTAAGTCTTTAAATAACTATATAGGTATATCGGATGCGCCGAAGGATATGTTTGGTAAGATCATGTCGATTTCTGACGAGCTAATGTGGCGTTACTTTGAATTATTGAGCTTTAGGCCCATGCAAGAGATTGCGGAATGGGAAAAAGAATGCAAGGAAGGTGCTAATCCACGTAACTATAAAGTAAAGCTCGCTCAAGAGATTATTGCTAGATTTCATGATGAGGCGGATGCAGTTAAGGCGCTGGAAGATTTTGAAGCACAATTTAAGCGAGGTGTAATTCCAGATGATATTCCTGAAATTGAGTTGATTGCTACAGATGGGGGTTATGGATTAGCTTTATTATTAAAAAATGCAGGGCTTACATCAGGTACGTCGGATTCCAATCGGATGGTAAAGCAAGGTGCTGTAAAAATTGATGGTGAAAAAATATCGGATGCAAAGCTAGTAATTGCGGTGGGTGCAGAGCATGTATTTCAGGTGGGTAAAAGAAAATTCGCAAAAGTTAAGATAAAAGCTTGA
- a CDS encoding chromosome partitioning protein produces MRRVIFNQKGGVGKSTITCNLAAISAMEGKRTLVIDLDIQGNATQYLLGSKVTDSEKTIARFFRGCLSLGLFGGQSGGLEEVIHETPFPNLFVLPSHPELEPLQGRLESRYKIFKLKEELDKLEGFDEVYIDTPPILNFYSQSALIAANKCLIPFDCDAFAREALYTLMQALAEVKSDHNADLEIEGIVVNQFQAQARLPRQLVDELVEEGLPVLNSKISPSVKVRESHSASQPLVHYLPNHKLTNEFRELHIEIHT; encoded by the coding sequence ATGCGCAGGGTCATCTTTAATCAAAAAGGCGGAGTAGGAAAATCTACCATCACATGTAACTTAGCTGCAATTAGTGCCATGGAAGGTAAACGTACCTTAGTTATTGATTTGGATATACAGGGAAATGCTACCCAATATTTATTAGGCAGCAAAGTAACGGATTCAGAAAAAACCATTGCCCGTTTTTTTAGAGGTTGCTTAAGTTTAGGACTTTTTGGCGGGCAAAGTGGTGGCTTAGAAGAAGTTATCCACGAAACCCCCTTCCCTAATTTATTTGTCCTACCATCACACCCTGAATTGGAACCCTTACAAGGTCGTTTAGAGTCGCGTTATAAGATTTTCAAATTAAAAGAAGAGCTAGATAAACTGGAAGGCTTTGATGAAGTCTATATTGATACACCACCAATTCTCAATTTTTATAGCCAATCGGCACTAATCGCTGCTAATAAATGTTTAATTCCATTTGATTGTGATGCCTTTGCGCGTGAAGCTCTATACACGCTAATGCAAGCCTTAGCCGAGGTCAAATCCGACCATAATGCTGACCTGGAAATTGAAGGCATTGTTGTTAACCAATTTCAAGCCCAAGCACGCTTACCTAGGCAACTGGTTGATGAGCTTGTTGAAGAAGGCTTACCTGTTTTAAATAGTAAAATATCACCTTCAGTAAAGGTTCGCGAATCACACTCTGCCTCACAGCCGTTGGTTCATTATCTGCCTAATCATAAATTAACTAATGAATTTAGAGAATTACATATAGAGATCCATACTTAA
- a CDS encoding adenosylhomocysteinase → MSEQDYKVADMSLAEWGRKETNIAETEMPGLMALREEYGAAQPLKGARIAGCLHMTIQTAVLIETLTALGAEVRWSSCNIFSTQDHAAAAMAEAGIPVFAWKGETEEEAEWCIEQTIIGPNGWRPNMILDDGGDLTVMMHDKFPELMADVKGLSEETTTGVLRLYEMVTKGTLKVPAFNVNDSVTKSKFDNLYGCRESLVDGIKRATDVMIAGKIAVVCGYGDVGKGCAQSLRGLGATVWVTEIDPICALQASMEGFRVVTMEEAAPLANIFVTATGNYHIINHDHMAAMKNNAIVCNIGHFDSEIEIAALRQYQWENIKPQVDHVIFPDGKKIIVLAEGRLVNLGCATGHPSFVMSNSFCNQVLAQMELWENAADYKNEVYILPKKLDEKVARAHLEQLGVQLTQLTDQQAAYISVPVEGPYKPNHYRY, encoded by the coding sequence ATGAGTGAACAAGATTACAAAGTAGCCGATATGTCTTTGGCTGAATGGGGTCGTAAAGAAACTAATATTGCTGAAACTGAAATGCCTGGCTTAATGGCGCTTCGTGAAGAATATGGTGCTGCTCAACCTCTCAAGGGCGCACGAATTGCAGGTTGTCTGCATATGACTATTCAAACTGCCGTATTGATTGAAACCTTGACGGCATTAGGTGCTGAAGTACGTTGGTCTTCATGTAATATTTTCTCTACTCAAGATCATGCTGCTGCTGCAATGGCTGAGGCTGGTATTCCTGTCTTTGCTTGGAAAGGTGAGACCGAAGAAGAAGCTGAATGGTGTATTGAGCAAACAATTATTGGTCCTAATGGTTGGCGACCTAATATGATTTTGGATGATGGTGGTGATTTGACTGTCATGATGCATGATAAATTTCCTGAATTGATGGCTGATGTTAAAGGCTTATCTGAAGAAACGACAACAGGTGTATTGCGTCTGTATGAAATGGTGACTAAAGGCACTTTAAAAGTGCCTGCATTCAATGTGAATGATTCAGTGACTAAATCAAAATTTGATAACTTATATGGCTGCCGCGAATCTTTAGTTGATGGCATTAAGCGTGCAACTGATGTCATGATTGCGGGTAAAATTGCCGTTGTCTGTGGTTATGGTGATGTAGGTAAGGGTTGTGCACAATCATTGCGTGGCCTAGGTGCAACAGTATGGGTAACTGAAATTGACCCTATTTGTGCATTACAAGCCTCTATGGAAGGTTTTCGTGTTGTTACGATGGAAGAAGCGGCACCGCTAGCAAATATATTTGTTACGGCAACAGGTAACTATCATATTATTAATCATGACCATATGGCGGCTATGAAAAATAATGCAATTGTTTGTAATATTGGTCATTTTGACTCGGAAATTGAAATAGCGGCATTGCGTCAATACCAATGGGAAAATATTAAACCACAGGTAGATCATGTCATTTTTCCTGATGGTAAAAAAATTATTGTCTTAGCTGAAGGCCGCTTGGTCAATTTAGGTTGTGCTACGGGGCATCCAAGTTTTGTCATGTCTAATTCATTTTGTAACCAAGTGCTTGCACAAATGGAGTTATGGGAAAATGCTGCCGATTACAAAAATGAAGTGTATATTCTGCCTAAGAAATTAGATGAAAAAGTAGCACGTGCGCATTTGGAGCAATTAGGTGTGCAGTTAACACAGCTTACAGATCAGCAAGCGGCTTATATCAGTGTGCCTGTTGAGGGGCCTTATAAGCCAAATCATTACCGTTATTAA
- a CDS encoding N-acetyl-gamma-glutamyl-phosphate reductase, with protein MIRAGIVGGTGYTGVELLRILALHNEVEVAVVTSRSDDGMRVDALYPSLRGSIDVCFTKPDVNSLASCDVVFFATPNGTAMLMAEQLLAKNVKVIDLSADFRIKDAAEWAKWYGMEHACPELIADAVYGLPEINRSKIKGASLIACPGCYPTAVQLGFLPLIEQGLVGVEHLIADVKSGVSGAGRKAAVSSLMSETGESFKAYAASGHRHLPEIRQGLSAVAEQSVGLTFVPHLVPMIRGIQATLYAQLKTDSAAQLQAIYEKRYMGEVFVDVLPAGVHPDTRNVRGSNNCQISVLVPQGGGTVVVLSVIDNLVKGAAGQAVQNMNLMFAFNEKQGLQTIALYP; from the coding sequence ATGATTCGCGCAGGTATTGTTGGTGGTACTGGTTATACAGGAGTGGAGTTGCTCCGGATTTTGGCATTACATAATGAAGTTGAGGTTGCTGTGGTGACTTCGCGCTCTGATGATGGCATGCGTGTTGATGCTTTGTATCCAAGTTTGCGTGGTAGTATTGATGTGTGCTTTACCAAGCCAGATGTTAATTCATTGGCAAGTTGTGATGTGGTGTTTTTTGCGACGCCGAATGGTACGGCGATGTTAATGGCGGAACAGTTGCTGGCAAAAAACGTCAAAGTCATCGATTTATCAGCTGATTTTCGCATTAAAGATGCGGCTGAATGGGCAAAATGGTATGGCATGGAGCATGCGTGTCCTGAGCTAATTGCGGATGCTGTTTATGGTTTGCCTGAAATAAATCGCAGTAAAATTAAAGGCGCAAGTCTTATTGCATGTCCAGGTTGTTATCCTACCGCTGTGCAGTTAGGTTTTTTGCCTTTAATTGAGCAGGGGTTGGTGGGTGTCGAGCATTTAATTGCGGATGTTAAATCAGGTGTTAGTGGGGCAGGGCGTAAGGCTGCGGTGTCTTCTTTAATGAGTGAAACGGGTGAGAGTTTTAAGGCTTATGCGGCATCAGGACATCGGCACTTGCCGGAAATTCGCCAAGGCTTATCGGCTGTGGCAGAACAATCGGTTGGTTTAACTTTTGTGCCGCATTTAGTGCCTATGATTCGAGGTATACAGGCAACGCTGTATGCGCAATTGAAAACTGACTCAGCAGCACAATTACAAGCGATATACGAAAAACGTTATATGGGTGAGGTATTTGTTGATGTGTTGCCTGCAGGCGTGCATCCCGATACGCGTAATGTTAGAGGCAGTAATAATTGCCAAATATCGGTGCTAGTGCCGCAAGGGGGTGGTACAGTTGTGGTACTTTCAGTGATTGATAATCTGGTTAAGGGAGCGGCTGGACAAGCAGTACAAAATATGAATTTGATGTTTGCTTTTAATGAGAAGCAAGGTCTGCAGACAATAGCCTTATACCCATAA
- a CDS encoding methylenetetrahydrofolate reductase (NADPH): protein MTNTTTNADLFSFEFYPPKTEEGANNLEQVHRDLAKLNPDFFSVTFGAGGSTRDKTYDAVVKIQETGVAAAPHLSCVASTKENIRDILQNYREHGVSKIVALRGDLPSGMMSAGEFRFANELVEFIRAETGDHFQIHVAGYPEVHPQANNANEDFANFKRKVDAGADAVITQYFYNAEAYFYFLDKCAKSGIDIPIVPGIMPVTNYSQLFRFSDMCGADIPRWMRRTLECFGDDRASILAFGEEVVSKLCQQLIDGGAPGLHFYTMNQSKPTLAVWNNLNLD, encoded by the coding sequence ATGACCAATACAACAACTAATGCTGACTTATTTAGCTTTGAATTCTATCCCCCTAAAACGGAAGAGGGTGCCAATAATTTAGAGCAAGTGCATCGTGACTTGGCCAAGCTTAACCCAGATTTCTTTTCGGTAACATTTGGTGCGGGCGGCTCAACTCGTGATAAAACCTATGATGCCGTGGTTAAAATTCAAGAAACGGGTGTGGCAGCAGCGCCACATTTATCTTGTGTTGCTTCTACTAAGGAAAATATTCGAGATATATTACAGAATTATCGTGAGCATGGCGTTTCTAAAATCGTTGCTTTGCGTGGTGACTTGCCGTCGGGAATGATGTCGGCAGGTGAATTTCGTTTTGCTAATGAATTAGTTGAATTTATACGCGCAGAAACAGGTGATCATTTTCAAATTCATGTGGCTGGATACCCTGAAGTGCACCCGCAAGCAAATAATGCCAATGAAGATTTTGCTAATTTTAAACGCAAAGTTGATGCAGGAGCTGATGCGGTTATTACTCAGTATTTTTACAATGCAGAAGCCTACTTTTATTTTCTGGATAAATGTGCAAAGAGTGGTATTGATATCCCTATCGTCCCTGGTATTATGCCGGTAACGAACTATTCACAATTATTCCGTTTTTCAGATATGTGTGGTGCTGATATTCCGCGCTGGATGCGCAGGACATTAGAGTGTTTTGGTGATGATCGTGCCTCTATTCTCGCTTTTGGCGAAGAGGTAGTCTCTAAATTGTGTCAGCAGTTAATAGATGGCGGTGCCCCTGGGCTGCACTTTTACACCATGAATCAATCAAAACCAACTTTAGCTGTTTGGAATAATTTAAACTTAGACTAA
- a CDS encoding iron-sulfur cluster insertion protein, producing MAEPIIFSDSAAKKVGALIAEEGNDNLKLRVYISGGGCSGFQYGFTFDEEVAEDDTQVENDGVMVLVDSMSIQYLTGAEIDYKEDLSGAQFVIRNPNATTTCGCGSSFSV from the coding sequence ATGGCTGAGCCAATTATTTTTAGTGATAGTGCTGCAAAAAAAGTCGGTGCTTTAATTGCGGAAGAAGGCAATGATAATTTGAAATTACGAGTGTATATTTCAGGTGGCGGTTGCTCAGGCTTTCAATATGGCTTTACTTTTGATGAAGAAGTTGCCGAAGATGATACGCAGGTAGAGAATGACGGTGTGATGGTGTTAGTCGATTCAATGAGTATTCAGTATTTGACTGGAGCTGAAATTGATTACAAAGAAGATCTTTCAGGTGCCCAGTTTGTGATTCGTAACCCTAATGCAACCACTACTTGTGGCTGCGGGTCTTCGTTCTCTGTTTAA